One Rhizoctonia solani chromosome 2, complete sequence DNA segment encodes these proteins:
- a CDS encoding actin filament-coating protein tropomyosin yields MDRVKERLAALRKECDDNADRADKAEAKVKELEQQLLQREQEVKSLTHRLENAEREVEELDSKYATAKKAGEDGAQSQQSEGMLRSKIELLEGELDKSEASVKETMEKLRQVDIKAEHFERQVHKLEQERDQWEAKYEDMKEQKSKVQKELDDLASGIDNL; encoded by the exons ATGGATCGCGTCAAGGAGCGACTTGCAGCACTTAG GAAGGAATGCGATGACAACGCGGACCGAGCGGACAAGGCTGAGGCCAAGGTGAAGGAGCTCGAACAGCAACTGCTGCAACGCGAacaagaggtcaagtctctTACCCACAGACTCGAGAATGCCGAGCGAGAAGTAGAGGAGCTCGATTCGAAATACGCAACTGCGAAGAAGGCCGGAGAAGATGGCGCCCAGTCTCAACAAAGTGAAGGGATGTTGAGGAGCAAGATTGAGCTGCTTGAAGGAGAACTTGACAAATCAGAAGCAAGTGTCAAAGAGACTATGGAGAA GCTCAGGCAAGTTGATATTAAAGCCGAGCACTTTGAACGCCAAGTGCACAAACTGGAGCAGGAGCGAGATCAGTGGGAGGCCAAGTATGAG GATATGAAAGAGCAAAAGAGCAAGGTCCAGAAGGAGCTGGATGACCTTGCTTCAGGAATAGACAACCTTTAA
- a CDS encoding actin filament-coating protein tropomyosin: MDHIKERISKLKKEADANAERAEEADAKLKALQKELSEANEQNAILNRRISALEAENERLDDKFQVAEKARKDMAEKLQNADIKAEDSDRRARMAEEERDQWEEKYEKMKAEKERLQKEIDELGL, encoded by the exons ATGGACCACATCAAGGAGCGTATCAGCAAGTTAAA GAAAGAAGCCGATGCTAACGCCGAGCGCGCAGAGGAGGCCGATGCCAAACTCAAAGCACTTCAAAAGGAGTTATCCGAGGCTAACGAACAAAACGCGATCCTGAATCGTAGGATATCGGCCCTCGAGGCCGAAAATGAACGGCTCGACGACAAGTTTCAAGTTGCGGAGAAAGCACGCAAGGACATGGCAGAGAA GCTCCAGAACGCCGATATCAAAGCAGAAGATTCCGATCGTCGGGCGAGGATGGCTGAGGAAGAACGGGATCAGTGGGAAGAAAAATATGAG AAAATGAAAGCGGAGAAAGAACGATTGCAAAAGGAGATAGATGAGCTCGGGTTGTAA
- a CDS encoding Sugar (and other) transporter gives MAGGPVAAGGGVGGSGAPKNKLAGILMTTFAAFGGILFGYDTGVISGVKEMKNWLETFGHQNPDGNWDISTSSESLIVSILSAGTFFGALLAAPMGDMLGRKWGLIAACLVFCVGVALQTGTTGVPVFVVGRVFAGLGVGMVSCLVPMYQSECSPKWIRGAVVSCYQWAITIGLLLAAIVNNATKDRPNYTSWRIPIALQFVWAAVLAGGMFVLPESPRYLIKRGRDQDAQKALARLLSLHPEDPEVETELNDIRANLRAEEELGSGSYADCFKQGPNKILTRVMTGVFLQAWQQLTGINFIFYYGTTFFQNSGIKNPFLITIATNVVNVGMTVPGIWAVDRVGRRRLLLIGAAGMLICEFLVAIIGVTISVENQAGQKVLIAFVCIYIAFFAATWGPIAWVVTGEIFPLAIRAKAMSMSTASNWLWNFGIGYATPYLVNDGPGNANLGVKVFFIWGSTCVGCLLFTYFLIPETKGLSLEQIDILYQNTNAIHSVAYRRQLIAEDVHAADPEAIARVTSKWTRSTGCMV, from the exons ATGGCAGGCGGTCCCGTAGCAGCAGGTGGCGGCGTTGGTGGCTCTGGCG CCCCAAAGAACAAGCTTGCGGGTATTCTGATGACCACATTCGCTGCCTTTGGTGGTATCCTCTTTGGTTATGACACTGGTGTTATTTCGGGTGTCAAGGAAATGAAG AATTGGCTCGAAACTTTTGGCCATCAAAATCCAGATGGAAACTGGGATATTTCGACAAGCAGCGAGTCGCTGATTGTTTCTATCTTGTCAGCTGGTACCTTCTTCGGTGCGCTCCTCGCTGCACCCATGGGTGACATGCTTGGTCGCAAATGGGGTCTCATCGCGGCTTGCTTGGTGTTCTGTGTTGGTGTCGCGCTCCAGACTGGTACTACCGGTGTTCCCGTCTTCGTCG TTGGTCGCGTATTTGCTGGTCTCGGTGTTGGTATGGTTTCTTGCTTGGTCCCCATGTACCAATCGGAATG CTCTCCCAAGTGGATTCGTGGTGCTGTCGTTTCTTGCTACCAATGGGCGATCACCATCGGTCTCTTGCTCGCTGCCATTGTTAACAACGCGACCAAGGACCGTCCCAACTATACGTCATGGCGTATTCCCATTGCCCTCCAATTTGTTTGGGCTGCAGTCCTTGCCGGCGGCATGTTTGTCCTTCCCGAATCGCCTCGCTACCTCATCAAGCGTGGACGTGACCAAGATGCTCAAAAAGCCCTGGCTCGTCTCTTGTCTCTTCACCCCGAAGATCCAGAAGTTGAGACCGAGTTGAACGACATTCGGGCCAACTTGCGCGCTGAAGAAGAGCTCGGTTCTGGCTCGTATGCCGACTGCTTcaagcaaggtcccaacaagATCCTCACCCGTGTCATGACTGGTGTCTTCTTGCAAGCATGGCAGCAGCTCACCGGTATCAACTTCATCTTCTACTACGGCACCACGTTCTTCCAGAACTCGGGGATCAAGAACCCCTTCCTGATCACCATCGCCACCAATGTCGTCAACGTCGGCATGACTGTCCCTGGTATCTGGGCTGTCGACAGGGTCGGACGTCGCCGCTTGCTCCTCATCGGCGCTGCTGGCATGCTCATCTGCGAGTTCTTGGTAGCCATTATCGGTGTTACGATCTCTGTCGAGAACCAGGCTGGTCAGAAGGTCCTCATTGCGTTCGTCTGCATCTACATTGCCTTCTTCGCCGCCACATGGGGTCCTATTGCATGGGTCGTCACCGGCGAGATCTTCCCTCTTGCGATCCGTGCCAAGGCCATGTCGATGTCGACTGCGTCGAACTGGCTGTGGAACTTCGGTATCGGCTATGCGACTCCATACCTTGTGAACGACGGACCTGGGAATGCGAACCTGGGAGTGAAGGTGTTCTTCATCTGGGGCTCTACCTGCGTTGGGTGCCTGCTGTTCACGTACTTCCTTATCCCTGAGACGAAGGGACTGTCGCTGGAGCAGATTGACATTCTGTACCAGAACACGAACGCGATCCACTCTGTTGCGTACCGGCGCCAGCTGATTGCGGAGGACGTGCATGCTGCGGACCCGGAGGCGATTGCGCGTGTGACGTCGAAGTGGACCAGGAGCACGGGCTGCATGGTCTGA
- a CDS encoding mitochondrial import inner membrane translocase subunit TIM44 — MKRAKDMYERARLTSSIKENPRLRAAAEELKKNGIKISDAVGEAVRSLEASGFYQGITRATAAVSSAVATSTEPIRNTEAYKAISEAVAEALDDSGASRYGGYEEKEVRRKLREKRLAKAGMQGGMARAQRIKEDPEAGSAMVLHQDAGKYEKWEEMKQTNPVLRTFASWKAAYDESENPIVSGLRSMTTTIGSWFDETETAQVTRVMRLMDPTFNMESFIRELREYIIPEVVDAYLSADREGLQQWCGEGTFNMLWATMEQYTKQGLISESKVIDIANVDVAKGNLLENNVPVFVVSFSTQEVLVFRNAKTAEVVVGAPDRVEQCSYAVVITRVEDELDNELTGGWKIVEMARRSARSHL; from the exons ATGAAGCGAGCGAAAGATATGTATGAGCGGGCAAGG CTTACTTCGTCTATCAAAGAGAACCCAAGATTGCGTGCAGCGGCTGAGGAACTAAAGAAGAATGGCATTAAAATCAGCGACGCAGTTGGTGAGGCCGTCAGGTCATTGGAAGCAAGTGGGTTTTACCAAGGG ATTACACGGGCTACAGCTGCGGTGTCATCCGCTGTGGCCACTTCAACCGAACCCATTCGCAACACGGAGGCTTACAAGGCTATTTCCGAGGCTGTAGCGGAAGCGCTAGATGACAGTGGCGCTTCCCGATACGGAGGTTACGAAGAGAAAGAGGTTAGAAGAAAATTGCGCGAGAAGCGACTAGCCAAGGCTGGAATGCAAGGCGGAATGGCGCGTGCGCAGCGCATAAAAGAAGATCCAGA GGCAGGTTCCGCTATGGTCTTACACCAGGACGCAGGAAAATATGAGAAATGGGAAGAAATGAAACAAACAAACCCAGTTTTACGAACTTTTGCATCCTGGAAAGCTGCCTACGATGAGTCCGAGAATCCCATTGTGTCTGGACTCCGATCCATGACAACTACCATTGGGAGCTGGTTCGACGAAACAGAGACTGCGCAAGTAACACGGGTTATGAGACTGATGGATCCCACATTTAACATGGAGTCGTTCATACGCGAGTTACGGGAATACATTATCCCCGAAGTAGTGGATGCGTATTTGAGTGCCGATAGAGAAGGGTTGCAGCAGTGGTGTGGAGAAGGG ACATTCAATATGCTCTGGGCAACAATGGAGCAATACACGAAGCAGGGTCTCATCAGTGAGAGCAAAGTTATCGACATTGCCAACGTTGAT GTTGCGAAGGGCAACCTTCTGGAAAACAATGTTCCCGTATTTGTTGTGAGCTTCTCGACACAAGAGGTCCTCGTGTTTCGCAACGCAAAAACCGCAGAGGTTGTTGTGGGAGCACCAGACCGTGTTGAGCAGTGCTCATACGCCGTCGTTATCACTCGAGTAGAAGATGAATTAGACAACGAATTGACGGGTGGGTGGAAAATAGTTGAG ATGGCCCGACGCTCCGCGAGGTCGCACCTCTAA
- a CDS encoding methionine-R-sulfoxide reductase — protein MFKRLFGYTQTASRAYLFRPVRTFPLVNATIIQAHGFSNTSANMSDGKSASATKSEEEWRAQLSPEQFRILRQKGTEPAGTGKYDKHYEEGVYTCAGCGTPLYTSKTKFKSGCGWPAYYDSIPGAVTRHEDRSFGMLRTEITCTACGGHLGHVFKGEGFPTPTDERHCVNSVSLSFSEGDTVVQK, from the exons ATGTTTAAGCGCCTATTCGGATACACTCAGACTGCATCCCGTGCGTACTTATTCCGCCCTGTCCGCACATTTCCCCTAGTAAACGCGACCATCATCCAAGCGCACGGATTCTCAAACACTAGTGCCAATATGTCCGACGGTAAATCTGCTTCAGCAACTAAATCAGAGGAAGAATGGAGGGCCCAGCTATCTCCAGAACAG TTCCGCATCTTGCGCCAAAAAGGCACAGAGCCTGCCGGCACTGGTAAATATGATAAACACTACGAAGAGGGTGTATACACTTGTGCCGGATGTGGTACTCCCTTATATACTAGCAAAACAAAGTTCAAGAGCGGATGTG GATGGCCAGCGTATTATGACTCAATTCCTGGAGCTGTAACAAG ACATGAAGATAGGTCCTTTGGAATGCTCAG GACCGAAATAACATGCACTGCATGCGGAGGTCACCTTGGACACGTATTTAAAGGAGAAGGTTTCCCTACACCAA CCGACGAAAGGCATTGCGTAAACAGCGTCTCGTTGTCGTTTAGCGAGGGCGACACAGTTGTTCAGAAGTGA
- a CDS encoding Sugar (and other) transporter, with protein sequence MAGGPVAAGGGIGGSGAPKNKFAGILMTAFAAFGGILFGYDTGTISGIKQMKDWLRTFGYDKGDGSYGITTSNESLVVSILSAGTFFGALLAAPMGDILGRKWGLIAACLVFCVGVALQTGTLSFAVFVVGRVFAGLGVGMVSCLVPMYQSECSPKWIRGAVVSCYQWAITIGLLLAAIVNNATQHRDDHSAWRVPIAIQFVWAAILAGGMFLLPESPRYLIKRGRDQDAQRALARLLSLHPEDPEVETELNDIRANLRAEEELGSGSYLDCFKQGPNKILTRVMTGIFLQAWQQLTGINFIFYYGTTFFQNSGIKDPFLITIATNVVNVGMTVPGIWAVDRVGRRRLLLIGAAGMLICEYLVAIIGVTISVENQAGQKVLIAFVCIYIAFFAATWGPIAWVVTGEIFPLAIRAKAMSMSTASNWLWNFGIGYATPYLVNDGPGNANLGVKVFFIWGSTCVGCLLFTYFLIPETKGLSLEQIDILYQNTNAIHSVAYRRQLIAEDVHAADPEAIARVTSKWTRSTGCMA encoded by the exons ATGGCCGGAGGACCTGTCGCCGCCGGCGGAGGTATCGGGGGCTCTGGTG CCCCAAAGAACAAGTTCGCAGGCATTCTCATGACTGCATTCGCTGCCTTTGGTGGTATTCTATTCGGTTATGATACTGGTACAATCTCTGGTATCAAGCAGATGAAG GATTGGCTGCGCACATTTGGGTACGACAAGGGCGATGGAAGCTATGGAATTACCACTTCGAACGAATCGCTCGTGGTTTCTATTCTTTCTGCAGGCACCTTCTTTGGCGCGCTCCTTGCTGCGCCAATGGGTGACATTCTTGGTCGCAAATGGGGTCTCATCGCGGCTTGTTTGGTATTCTGTGTTGGTGTTGCTCTGCAAACCGGTACCTTGAGTTTTGCGGTATTCGTCG TCGGTCGTGTCTTCGCCGGTCTCGGCGTCGGGATGGTCTCGTGCCTTGTCCCCATGTACCAATCCGAGTG CTCACCAAAATGGATTCGTGGTGCCGTTGTGTCCTGCTACCAGTGGGCCATTACTATTGGTCTTTTGTTGGCCGCGATTGTCAACAACGCTACTCAACACCGCGACGATCACTCGGCATGGCGTGTTCCTATTGCCATCCAATTTGTCTGGGCTGCAATTCTCGCTGGGGGAATGTTCCTTCTCCCCGAGTCACCTCGCTACCTCATCAAGCGTGGCCGTGATCAAGATGCCCAGCGTGCTCTTGCCAGGCTCCTTTCACTTCATCCCGAGGACCCCGAGGTCGAGACCGAGCTGAACGATATTCGTGCCAACTTGCGTGCCGAGGAGGAACTCGGCTCCGGCTCTTACTTGGATTGCTTCAAACAAGGCCCCAACAAGATTTTGACCCGCGTTATGACCGGCATTTTCCTCCAGGCTTGGCAACAACTCACTGGTATCAACTTCATCTTCTACTATGGTACTACATTCTTCCAGAACTCGGGCATTAAAGATCCTTTCCTGATCACCATTGCCACCAACGTCGTCAACGTCGGCATGACTGTCCCTGGTATCTGGGCTGTCGACAGGGTCGGACGTCGCCGCTTGCTCCTCATCGGCGCTGCTGGCATGCTCATCTGCGAGTACCTCGTCGCTATTATTGGTGTCACGATCTCTGTCGAGAACCAGGCTGGTCAGAAGGTCCTCATTGCGTTCGTCTGCATCTACATTGCCTTCTTCGCCGCCACATGGGGTCCTATTGCATGGGTCGTCACCGGCGAGATCTTCCCTCTTGCGATCCGTGCCAAGGCCATGTCGATGTCGACTGCGTCGAACTGGCTGTGGAACTTCGGTATCGGCTATGCGACTCCATACCTTGTGAACGACGGACCTGGGAATGCGAACCTGGGAGTGAAGGTGTTCTTCATCTGGGGCTCTACCTGCGTTGGGTGCCTGCTGTTCACGTACTTCCTTATCCCTGAGACGAAGGGACTGTCGCTGGAGCAGATTGATATTCTGTACCAGAACACGAACGCGATCCACTCTGTTGCGTACCGGCGCCAGCTGATTGCGGAGGACGTGCATGCTGCGGACCCGGAGGCGATTGCGCGTGTGACGTCGAAGTGGACCAGGAGCACGGGCTGCATGGCCTGA